Proteins from one Enoplosus armatus isolate fEnoArm2 chromosome 4, fEnoArm2.hap1, whole genome shotgun sequence genomic window:
- the nfu1 gene encoding NFU1 iron-sulfur cluster scaffold homolog, mitochondrial isoform X2, which produces MATYRQVGRLLSISARLSRPLASIGYQSAGLHWPSHNTGVSNRWPQNPHWVVPGRTMFVQTQDTPNPNSLKFLPGRTVLESGTMNFAGPRDAHCSPLARQLFRIDGVTSVFFGPDFITISKSDANMEWKVIKPDVFAAIMDFFTSGLPVVNEDSQPSADTAPSDDDDEVVAMIKELLDTRIRPTVQEDGGDVLYRGFEDGIVKLKLQGSCTSCPSSIITLKSGIQNMLQFYVPEVESVEQVKDEDEEEAAQV; this is translated from the exons atggcgaCTTACAGACAGGTCGGCAGGTTGTTGAGTATTTCAGCAAGACTTTCGCGTCC TCTTGCTAGCATTGGATATCAGAGCGCAGGATTACACTGGCCTTCACATAACACAGGAGTCTCGAACAGATGGCCACAAAACCCCCATTGGGTTGTTCCTG GAAGGACCATGTTTGTGCAGACGCAGGACACACCAAATCCAAATAGTCTAAAGTTTCTGCCCGGTCGCACAGTTCTTGAATCAGGAACTATGAATTTTGCTGGCCCTCGTGACGCTCACTGCTCACCCTTAGCCAG ACAGCTGTTCAGGATTGATGGAGTCACGAGTGTGTTCTTCGGCCCCGACTTCATCACCATATCAAAG TCTGATGCAAATATGGAATGGAAAGTAATCAAGCCTGATGTATTTGCTGCCATTATGGACTTTTTCACTTCTGGACTTCCTGTTGTTAATGAGGACAGCCAACCGAGTGCAGATACAG caccatcagatgatgatgatgaagtagTTGCTATGATCAAAGAACTGCTGGATACACGAATAAG GCCAACAGTGCAGGAGGATGGAGGTGATGTTCTGTATCGGGGGTTTGAGGACGGCATTGTTAAACTGAAGCTGCAGGGCTCCTGCACCAGTTGTCCCAGTTCCATTATTACTTTGAAGAGTGGAATCCAAAACATGCTGCAGTTTTACGTCCCTGAAGTTGAATCAGTTGAACAG gtgaaggatgaagatgaggaggaggctgctcAAGTTTGA
- the nfu1 gene encoding NFU1 iron-sulfur cluster scaffold homolog, mitochondrial isoform X1, with the protein MATYRQVGRLLSISARLSRPLASIGYQSAGLHWPSHNTGVSNRWPQNPHWVVPGLYTCSIPVALLTWRKHYVMTDITFLFFLFCLSPGRTMFVQTQDTPNPNSLKFLPGRTVLESGTMNFAGPRDAHCSPLARQLFRIDGVTSVFFGPDFITISKSDANMEWKVIKPDVFAAIMDFFTSGLPVVNEDSQPSADTAPSDDDDEVVAMIKELLDTRIRPTVQEDGGDVLYRGFEDGIVKLKLQGSCTSCPSSIITLKSGIQNMLQFYVPEVESVEQVKDEDEEEAAQV; encoded by the exons atggcgaCTTACAGACAGGTCGGCAGGTTGTTGAGTATTTCAGCAAGACTTTCGCGTCC TCTTGCTAGCATTGGATATCAGAGCGCAGGATTACACTGGCCTTCACATAACACAGGAGTCTCGAACAGATGGCCACAAAACCCCCATTGGGTTGTTCCTGGTTTGTATACCTGCAGCATCCCTGTGGCTCTCTTAACTTGGAGAAAACACTATGTAATGACTGACATTACattcttgttctttttgttttgtctctcaccAGGAAGGACCATGTTTGTGCAGACGCAGGACACACCAAATCCAAATAGTCTAAAGTTTCTGCCCGGTCGCACAGTTCTTGAATCAGGAACTATGAATTTTGCTGGCCCTCGTGACGCTCACTGCTCACCCTTAGCCAG ACAGCTGTTCAGGATTGATGGAGTCACGAGTGTGTTCTTCGGCCCCGACTTCATCACCATATCAAAG TCTGATGCAAATATGGAATGGAAAGTAATCAAGCCTGATGTATTTGCTGCCATTATGGACTTTTTCACTTCTGGACTTCCTGTTGTTAATGAGGACAGCCAACCGAGTGCAGATACAG caccatcagatgatgatgatgaagtagTTGCTATGATCAAAGAACTGCTGGATACACGAATAAG GCCAACAGTGCAGGAGGATGGAGGTGATGTTCTGTATCGGGGGTTTGAGGACGGCATTGTTAAACTGAAGCTGCAGGGCTCCTGCACCAGTTGTCCCAGTTCCATTATTACTTTGAAGAGTGGAATCCAAAACATGCTGCAGTTTTACGTCCCTGAAGTTGAATCAGTTGAACAG gtgaaggatgaagatgaggaggaggctgctcAAGTTTGA